Genomic segment of Pseudomonas iranensis:
CTCAAGTGCTCAAGCGCGAATACAATCCGCGCTACTACGACATGATGAAGGCGCTGGAAAACCTCACCGGCAATGGCGTCTCGCTTAACACTTCGCTCAACCGTCGTGGCGAGCCGATGATCTGCTCGCCGACCGACGCGCTGAACATGTTTTTCGGCTCTGACCTGCAATATCTGATCATGGAAGACATTCTGGTGGTCAAAGAGGGCGCGAACGCTTATGACTCGCTCGGCTGAACGCCATGTGCTGCAGTTCTGTCACGGCTATGACGGGCCGTTCCTGGACTGCGCGCGGCAGTACGCCAGCCTGTTCGCCGGCACCGGCTATCGGGTGACCACGGTGTTTCTCACCGGGGCCGCCGATAGCGAGGTGGCCGCAGCGTGCGCTTCCGATGAAGTGTTGTTCATGGAGTACAGCTCCAAAGCCATTCGTGGCCTGAAACTGGGGGCTATCGGCGATCTGCGCAAGATCGTCGCCTCACGCAATTTCAGTCTTTGCATCGCCCATCGCTTCAAGCCGATCTATATCGCCTTGCTTGGCACCTCGCTGCCGGTGATTGGTGTGCACCACGCATTCGGCGATTACCAGCGTGGCACGCGCAAGCTCTTCGCACATATTTTCCGCAAGCGCCTGAGCCTGCTCGGGGTATCGGATGCGGTGCGCGACGACATGCGGCGCTGCCTGCCGAAGTGGCCGTCAAGCCGAATCCAGACGTTGTACAACCGCATCGATGTGCCGGCGCTGCAAGCCAGTCAAGTAGCGGCCGAGCAAGCGCGTCAGATCCTCGGGCTGTCGCCGGATGCCTGGATCGTCGGCAACGTCGGCCGCCTGCACCCGGACAAGGATCAGGCCACGTTGCTGCGCGGGTTTGCCCAGGCGCTGCCGGGCCTGCCGGACAACAGTCAGCTGGCCATTCTCGGCAGCGGTCGTCTGGAGCAGGATCTCAAGGCGCTGGCGCGCGAGCTGGGGATTGCCGATCGAGTGCTGTTTCTCGGTCAGGTGCCTGATGCGCGCAACTACTTTCGCGCCTTCGATGTATTTGCCCTGAGCTCCGATCACGAGCCGTTCGGCATGGTGCTGCTGGAGGCCATGGCCGCCGGCTTACCGTTGCTGGCCACCGCGTGCGGCGGGGCGAAGGAAGTGGTGGAGGGTGTGGGCATTCTGTTTCCACTCGGCGATGCCGAACATCTGGCTCAAGGGCTGCAACACCTGGCCGCGATGGATGAGCCGCAGCGTCGTCAATGTGCACAGATGATGCTCGAGCGACTGCATGAGCATTTCTCCGACCGTGCAGTGCGCGAGACCTTCTGGCGCCTGCCGCCAGTTACCGATCTGGCAACGAGGGGCTGATGCTCAACCGATTTCAAGGCTGGCGCGAACGTGGCTGGTCGCCCGTTGACGCCTCGACCTATGCCACTGCCTGGCAGCGTTATGGCGGCAGTGTCGCAACGCATCCGCTGGTCATCGAGCGCTTGGCGGACCTGGCCGGGATCCCGGTGCGTTATCTGGCCTGGCAGCCGCAGGGCGACATCAAAGCCGCCATCGCTACCTGGGGTCGCGATCTGGCGCTGTCCAAGGACGTGCTCAAACGCAACGGCAAGAAAGGCCTGTTCGACCTCGGCAATGCCGAGCTGATTCTGCCTGCCGCCGTAGATGCTCAGGCACCGCTGCGTCATCGGGCGCGATATCTGTCGGCACTCAACGAAGGCCGTTTCAGTGGCCTGAAGTTGCAGACTGAACAGCTGGCCATGGCCCGCACCCCGGAAGAATTGTCGAAAAAGTTCCGCTACAACCAGCGTCGCGAATTGCGCCTGCTGGAAGAAGCGGGCGGTGTGGTGCGAGCGGTCAGCGAGTTTTCCAGCGTTGAACTGGCAGCGATGTACTGCGATCTGTTCCAGCGCCGTTGGGGTTTTCCGGCCACCGGTGCGGCGCGCATGGCCGAGGTCATCGAGTTGCTGCGCGAGCTGTTGATCGGCTCGGTCATTTTCCTCAACGATGCGCCGATTGCGATTCAACTGGTCTACCGCGTCGAGGCGCCGGAATGGATCAGTGTCGAATATGTGAATGGCGGCGTTGATCCCGAGACCCGCGAGTTCAGCCCCGGCAGCGTGCTGAGCTTTCTCAATACGCAAAGCGCCTGGGAACATGCACGGGCACTCGGCAAGCCGTTGCGGTTTTCGTTCGGTCGCGCTGACCGTGAATACAAGGATCGCTGGTGCAACCCTGTGCCGGTCTTCACCGTATGAGTCAGACCATGAGCCGCAAACAGCAATTGCTCAAGCGCCATCGACGCAATAAACGCGTGACTGTGCTGGTCGCTTTGATCGCCATCATCGCGCTGAGCGTGCTGGTCGCCTGGTGGCTGGCGCCGGTGTTGCTGATCGGCGGCTGGATCGCCCATGAAGCGTGGTTTGCCGATCATCTGTTCTACGCCCCGAGCGACGATTACCAATACAGCTTCCCGCCGTACACGCCGCAGCCGAAGGTGCATCTGAACGGCGAGCAGCTGCGTCTGGACGAAGGGGTGATGCTGGGCGATGACGCCATGCTGATCCTGGCTGTGCGGGTCAAAAGTACCTGGCTGGGACGTTTTCTTGATCCTCGCGTCGAGTTGTCGGGCGGCGGCAATCCTGACGTGCAGACTTTTGAACGCGGTGTCGGCGGCCTGCGCTATCTGAACCTCAGCGGTCAGGCGCAAGCATTGTCCGAAGGAGTATTGCGTCTGCGCGGCCGTTTCTGTCGAGTGTCGGGCGAGCCGGTGCTGTGGGCGCTGGGACACGCCGATTACCGTCGTCAGCGGGTCATGGTCATTGCCCCTCACGCGGATGATGCGGAGCTGGCGGCGTTCGGCTTGTACAGTCAGGCCGATGAAGCCTGGATCGTTACCCTGACTGCTGGTGAAATCGAGGCCGAACACTATCAGCAGATGGGCATGAGCAAGGTCGACGCCGCGCGGCTGAAGGGACGTTTGCGCGCCTGGGACAGCCTCACTGTGCCGCAATGGGCCGGAGTCGCCCAGCAGCGCTGCGTGCAGTTGGGCTATTTCTGCCTGCAACTGGCCGCGATGCGTGACAGGCCGGATCTACCGGTGGGCTCGCGCGAAGCGGACTTGAGCGATACCCGCCTGTTCCGTCAATTCAATCCATTTGTGCTCCCGGGGGATGCCGATGGCGCGCCGACCTGGAACAATCTGCTGGCCGATCTGCGCGAAACGATGCTGCGCGCTCGTCCGGACGTCATCGTGCTGCCGCATCCGGCGCTCGACCCGCATCCTGACCACATCTGCGCGCAGCAGGCTGTGCTTGAAGTGTTGAAAAGTCTGGACTGGCAGCCGACGCTGCTCGGTTATGCCAACCACCTGCACGATAACGACCGGTGGCCGATGGGTAATAGTGGTGAAGGCGTGGCTCTGCCGCCAGCCTTTGATGCTGGCGTGCCGGTGCAGCCTGTATGCCTGGCGTTGTCCGCAGAGCAGCAGCGTGACAAAGCCATGGCCCTGGGCATGATGCATGACTTGCAGCCGCCTGCGCCGTTCAAGCGTCGCTTGCGTCGCAGCCTGCAGCGATCGCTGGCTGGGCGCTCCGGTTCGCCTTATGGCGAAAACGAATTTTTCCGCAAGGCGGTTCGGCGACATGAACTGTTCTGGCGTTTGTAACGACACAGGCGCCCGCGCAAGACTTTCTTGCGGGCGGGCATGTTCAGGTTTGCTCGGGTTGCTGTTGCGGCAAGGAAGACAATGAAAGTTCTATTTCTGGTGCAGAAAGATCAACGGGCCATTCTCGATCGTTTGTACGAGGGTGTCGCCGCCCATTGTGAGTGCGATCTGCGCTGGTTGAGCGGTGACGAGCAGCGCAATCTGCGTCGATACTTTCGCCGCGAAGTCGACGTTTCCCGCTATGACCGCATCGTGTTTTTCTTGCGCTTCAAGCAGGAGATTCGTCAGGTCGGATTTATTCGCACCATCCCCAATCTGGTGATTCTGGAGCACGACGCCTATCAGAATTACATTCCCTGCAAGTACACCGGCAAGTTCAGTGCGCACTATCGCCGCTTGCCGTGGGCACGGGTGATCAGTTCCGGGTTCGTGGTTGCCGAGCGCTTGCGCTCGGAAGGCTTCGACGCCGTGTTCGTGCCCAAGGGCTACGATCAGACGCAATTGCAGGACCTGGGGCGCGAGCGGGATATCGAACTTGCCTTCGTCGGCAGTACCAACAGTGTGGCCTACAGCGGTCGCAAGGCACTGCTGGATGAATTGGGCCAGGTCGAGCCGCTGCTGGTGACGCGGACCAAGTCCGGGGCTGAATACCTGGAAACGCTCAACCGTATCCGCTTTTTTGTCAGCGCGGACGTTGGCATGGGCGAGTTCATGATCAAGAACTTCGAGGCGATGGCTTGCGGCTGCGTTCTGCTGGCCTATGATCAAGGCGCCGCCGAAAACGCAGCGCTGGGTTTGCAGGACATGCATAACGTGGTGTTCTATCAGACGATCGCGCAGTTGCAGGAAAAGCTGGCCAGGCTGCGCGAGGATCCGCAACTGGCGCAACGCATCGCTGACAACGGTCGCGAACTGGCGGTGGAGCAGTTCAGCTTCGCGCGGATCGGTCAGCGCATCGTTGAAGAGCTTGAGCCACCGCTGCGTGAGCGGGCGCCGCTGAGTCTGCTGGAAAAAATCCGCCTGAAAGTGGGCATTTGACAAGTGTCATATAGCCAGTGATATTGCTGGCGACTTCTGATTAACGAGATTTCGGTGCAATTTTCCAAAGAAAGCCAGATTACATTGGTGGTTACCAGCTGCGGTCGACTTGATCTGCTCAAGACCACTCTCGATAGCTTCGACCGGTACAACACGGCACCCATTCGGGAAGTGTTCATCACCGAAGATGCCGGCGACGAAGGCGTTGCCGGGATTCTGCCTGCCCATTGGAAAGAACATTGCACGGTCTTCGTCAATCGTCCGAAGCTGGGCCAGTTGGCATCGATCGACCTGGCCTACGGGCAGGTCAGCACACCCTATATCTTTCATTGCGAAGACGACTGGGAGTTCTACCGTCCAGGGTTCGTGGAAGACTCGATGACCGTTCTGCAGGCCCGGCCGGAAATTCTGCAGATCTGGTTGCGCAGCTATAATCACGATCTGCGGGTTCACAGTCCTTACATCCATTTGGGCGCGCGCGAGATTGTCGATGGCGTCGCGTGTTATCCGCTGATTTCCGACAAGCCGGAGTGGCAGGGGTTCTCGCTGAACCCTGGGTTGCGTCGACTCGAGGACTATCGGTTGTGTGCGCCTTTCGCCGGTCATGGTGGCGAGAAGGCCTTGTCACAGCGCTACTCACAACTGAACAGGGACGCCTTGATACTCGAGGCAGACGCGGTCATGCACACCGGTTTCGGTCTGCATGTGCAAACGGATGTCGAGCGTGAACGCAAAGCGCGCCGCAATCGCCGCGAACAGATCAAATTTGCCTTGTTTCTGTTGCTGGGAGTCTGCATTGGCTGGTTCATCAACTGAGTTCGAGTACCGCGCAGCTTGTCTCCGCAAATCCGTGCAACGGCTTTCTGCCCGATGAATATTCTCAATATCATGTGGGCCGGTGGCGCTCCGTTCGCATCAATCCATAAAGTGCATCAGCAGATACTCTCTCAGGCTGCGCCGTCGGCGGTGGTCAAAACCTGGCTCCTCCAGGGGCAGGGAGCCGAGTGCGGCGTGGATGTCGGTGAGGTCCGGGAGTGGCAGTTATCGTCAGCCCGCCTGAAGGGCCGGCATTTCTGGCGTTTGGCCAAACCCGTGATGCGGGCGAGGTTTCGCCAGGCGCTCGTGGACAGTGACGCTCGATTGCTGCTGCTGGACGGCATGGGTGTCGCACGCACGTTGTTACCGGTCCTCAAGAAACTGCCGCATATCCGCGCGGTAGTGATCTTCCACGGTTCGGCGCGTTTGAATGCCGGCGACCAGGCACTCTTTCAGGCAATTCCTGCGTCCCGGCTGACATTGGTTGCCGTTTCCAGCACCCTTGCCGATTCACTGGCCCGCGATCTGCGGATGCCTGTCACCGCGCTGCGAAGTGCGTTCGATCCTGAGGCTTTTCGCGCTGACCTGCTCACCCGCGAGCAAGCCCGGACACGGTTGGGTTTACCGCAAGGCGATGCGCCAGTATTGGGCGCCGTAGGGCGGCTGGTCTCGGAAAAAGGTTTCGGCTATCTGCTGGATGCCTTTGCCGCAGCACTCGACACCCGCCCGGACTTGCGCCTGGTCATTGTTGGCGAAGGCTCCAAACGCGCGGCGCTGGAGCAGCGCATCGACGCGCTTGGCTTGCACGAGAAGGTCTTGCTGACCGGCCATCTGAACGAAGCAGCGCAGCTTTATCGTGCGTTCGACTGGGTGGCCATCCCTTCGCTGG
This window contains:
- a CDS encoding glycosyltransferase, yielding MNILNIMWAGGAPFASIHKVHQQILSQAAPSAVVKTWLLQGQGAECGVDVGEVREWQLSSARLKGRHFWRLAKPVMRARFRQALVDSDARLLLLDGMGVARTLLPVLKKLPHIRAVVIFHGSARLNAGDQALFQAIPASRLTLVAVSSTLADSLARDLRMPVTALRSAFDPEAFRADLLTREQARTRLGLPQGDAPVLGAVGRLVSEKGFGYLLDAFAAALDTRPDLRLVIVGEGSKRAALEQRIDALGLHEKVLLTGHLNEAAQLYRAFDWVAIPSLEEGLGLVMQEAVMAGVPVLCSDLEVFSEQLGSAGWYAPVNDTKAWAEAIDRAFSASSQAINAEQYRMLAPDEAWSSFSQAARALFS
- a CDS encoding glycosyltransferase — its product is MTRSAERHVLQFCHGYDGPFLDCARQYASLFAGTGYRVTTVFLTGAADSEVAAACASDEVLFMEYSSKAIRGLKLGAIGDLRKIVASRNFSLCIAHRFKPIYIALLGTSLPVIGVHHAFGDYQRGTRKLFAHIFRKRLSLLGVSDAVRDDMRRCLPKWPSSRIQTLYNRIDVPALQASQVAAEQARQILGLSPDAWIVGNVGRLHPDKDQATLLRGFAQALPGLPDNSQLAILGSGRLEQDLKALARELGIADRVLFLGQVPDARNYFRAFDVFALSSDHEPFGMVLLEAMAAGLPLLATACGGAKEVVEGVGILFPLGDAEHLAQGLQHLAAMDEPQRRQCAQMMLERLHEHFSDRAVRETFWRLPPVTDLATRG
- a CDS encoding antimicrobial resistance protein Mig-14, whose product is MLNRFQGWRERGWSPVDASTYATAWQRYGGSVATHPLVIERLADLAGIPVRYLAWQPQGDIKAAIATWGRDLALSKDVLKRNGKKGLFDLGNAELILPAAVDAQAPLRHRARYLSALNEGRFSGLKLQTEQLAMARTPEELSKKFRYNQRRELRLLEEAGGVVRAVSEFSSVELAAMYCDLFQRRWGFPATGAARMAEVIELLRELLIGSVIFLNDAPIAIQLVYRVEAPEWISVEYVNGGVDPETREFSPGSVLSFLNTQSAWEHARALGKPLRFSFGRADREYKDRWCNPVPVFTV
- a CDS encoding PIG-L deacetylase family protein; translated protein: MSRKQQLLKRHRRNKRVTVLVALIAIIALSVLVAWWLAPVLLIGGWIAHEAWFADHLFYAPSDDYQYSFPPYTPQPKVHLNGEQLRLDEGVMLGDDAMLILAVRVKSTWLGRFLDPRVELSGGGNPDVQTFERGVGGLRYLNLSGQAQALSEGVLRLRGRFCRVSGEPVLWALGHADYRRQRVMVIAPHADDAELAAFGLYSQADEAWIVTLTAGEIEAEHYQQMGMSKVDAARLKGRLRAWDSLTVPQWAGVAQQRCVQLGYFCLQLAAMRDRPDLPVGSREADLSDTRLFRQFNPFVLPGDADGAPTWNNLLADLRETMLRARPDVIVLPHPALDPHPDHICAQQAVLEVLKSLDWQPTLLGYANHLHDNDRWPMGNSGEGVALPPAFDAGVPVQPVCLALSAEQQRDKAMALGMMHDLQPPAPFKRRLRRSLQRSLAGRSGSPYGENEFFRKAVRRHELFWRL
- a CDS encoding glycosyltransferase family 2 protein, producing the protein MQFSKESQITLVVTSCGRLDLLKTTLDSFDRYNTAPIREVFITEDAGDEGVAGILPAHWKEHCTVFVNRPKLGQLASIDLAYGQVSTPYIFHCEDDWEFYRPGFVEDSMTVLQARPEILQIWLRSYNHDLRVHSPYIHLGAREIVDGVACYPLISDKPEWQGFSLNPGLRRLEDYRLCAPFAGHGGEKALSQRYSQLNRDALILEADAVMHTGFGLHVQTDVERERKARRNRREQIKFALFLLLGVCIGWFIN
- a CDS encoding glycosyltransferase; the encoded protein is MKVLFLVQKDQRAILDRLYEGVAAHCECDLRWLSGDEQRNLRRYFRREVDVSRYDRIVFFLRFKQEIRQVGFIRTIPNLVILEHDAYQNYIPCKYTGKFSAHYRRLPWARVISSGFVVAERLRSEGFDAVFVPKGYDQTQLQDLGRERDIELAFVGSTNSVAYSGRKALLDELGQVEPLLVTRTKSGAEYLETLNRIRFFVSADVGMGEFMIKNFEAMACGCVLLAYDQGAAENAALGLQDMHNVVFYQTIAQLQEKLARLREDPQLAQRIADNGRELAVEQFSFARIGQRIVEELEPPLRERAPLSLLEKIRLKVGI